A single window of Botrytis cinerea B05.10 chromosome 15, complete sequence DNA harbors:
- the Bcsec27 gene encoding Bcsec27, producing the protein MRLDVKRQLFARSERVKGIDFHPVEPWILTTLYSGHVYIWSYETQAIVKTFELTDVPVRAGRFIARKNWIVCGSDDFQLRVYNYNTSEKITTFEAHPDYIRAIVVHPTQPFVLTASDDMTIKLWDWDKGWKCVQVFEGHSHYVMGLAINPKDTNTFASACLDRTVKIWSLGSSTANFTLEAHETKGVNHVDYYPQSDKPYLLTTSDDRTVKIWDYTTKSLIATLEGHTSNVSFACYHPELPVIISGSEDGTVKIWHANTYRLEQSLNYGLERAWCVSYQKGKQGVAVGFDEGAVVVKMGREEPAVSMDNSGKLIWARHSEVVSSIIKGGDASVKDNEPISLPTKDLGTCEVYPQTLLHSPNGRFVSVCGDGEFIIYTALAWRNKAFGSALDFVWGSKDNSNDYAIRESGTSVKIFKNFVEKSGGLDVGFQAEGLTGGVLLGVKGQGGIGFYDWQSGGLVRRIEVEPTEVYWSENGELVAIACEDTFYVLRFSRENYIAALNAGEVDDDGVEAAFEVVTDINETVRTGEWVGDCFIYTNSTNRLNYLVGDQTYTISHFDQPMYLLGYIQRDSRIYLADKDVNVTSFALSLAVVEYQTLVLRDDMDTAAEVLSTIPGDQLNKIARFLEGQGHKELALEVATDSEHKFELALALGHLPIALELAREADVEHKWKTVGDAALAGWDVALAAECFKNARDLGSLLLLHSSTGDREGLKGLSAQASDAGAHNVAFTCLWQLGDVDGCIELLIKTGRAAEAVLFSQTYKPSIAVKTVHAWKAQLENDKKGRVAKTVGVPGEDEELFPEWEEYLRLEQEGNENLIDVNGDGHDKINGDGPDPDAEAVEEGSLETKEEDEEVESAEE; encoded by the exons atgaGGTTGGACGTAAAG AGGCAGTTGTTTGCTCGATCGGAAAGAGTCAAGGGAATCGATTTCCACCCAGTCGAGCCATGGATTTTAACAACTCTTTACAGCG GTCATGTTTACATTTGGTCCTACGAAACTCAG GCCATTGTCAAAACATTTGAGTTGACAGATGTCCCTGTCCGAGCCGGTAGATTCATTGCTAGAAAGAACTGGATTGTTTGCGGTTCCGATGATTTTCAATTACGAGTTTACAATTACAATACTTCGGAAAAGATCACCACCTTCGAAGCCCATCCCGATTACATTCGCGCCATCGTCGTTCATCCCACGCAGCCTTTCGTTTTGACCGCCTCTGATGATATGACAATTAAGCTGTGGGATTGGGATAAGGGTTGGAAATGTGTGCAGGTGTTTGAAGGACATAGTCATTATGTTATGGGGCTAGCTATCAATCCAAAGGATACGAATACTTTTGCATCGGCATGTTTGGATAGGACCGTAAAGATCTGGAGTTTAGGATCATCCACAGCAAACTTCACACTAGAAGCCCACGAAACGAAAGGTGTCAACCATGTGGATTACTACCCTCAATCCGACAAGCCATATCTTCTCACTACTTCAGACGACAGGACAGTCAAGATTTGGGATTATACTACAAAGTCTTTGATTGCAACTTTAGAAGGGCATACAAGCAATGTTTCATTTGCATGCTACCATCCAGAATTACCCGTCATCATTTCTGGTTCCGAAGATGGCACAGTCAAAATATGGCATGCAAATACATACAGATTGGAGCAGTCCCTAAATTACGGATTGGAGAGAGCTTGGTGTGTCAGTTACCAAAAGGGTAAACAGGGAGTTGCTGTCGGTTTTGATGAAGGTGCGGTGGTTGTAAAGATGGGTCGAGAGGAGCCTGCAGTATCTATGGATAATTCTGGAAAGTTGATCTGGGCTCGACATAGTGAAGTTGTCTCGTCTATTATTAAGGGTGGAG ATGCTTCAGTAAAGGACAATGAACCAATTTCCTTGCCTACGAAAGATCTCGGTACCTGCGAAGTATATCCACAAACTCTCCTCCACTCTCCAAACGGCCGCTTTGTATCCGTATGCGGTGATGGtgaattcattatttatacAGCACTTGCATGGAGAAATAAGGCGTTTGGCTCGGCCTTGGATTTCGTTTGGGGTTCGAAAGATAACAGCAATGATTACGCGATTCGGGAATCAGGAACCAGTgtgaaaatcttcaaaaactTTGTGGAGAAAAGCGGTGGTCTTGACGTTGGCTTCCAAGCTGAAGGTTTGACAGGCGGTGTTCTTCTCGGTGTTAAGGGTCAAGGTGGCATTGGTTTCTATGACTGGCAAAGTGGTGGACTTGTTAGGAGAATTGAGGTTGAGCCAACAGAA GTTTACTGGTCCGAAAATGGAGAGTTGGTTGCCATTGCGTGCGAAGATACTTTCTACGTCCTTCGATTTTCGCGAGAGAATTACATTGCGGCTCTGAATGCCGGGGAagtcgatgatgatggagtCGAGGCTGCCTTTGAAGTTGTGACAGATATCAATGAAAC TGTACGAACTGGTGAATGGGTAGGCGATTGCTTCATCTATACAAACAGCACCAACAGACTTAATTACCTCGTTGGTGATCAAACCTACACCATCTCTCATTTTGATCAACCCATGTATTTGCTCGGATACATCCAGCGCGACTCTCGCATTTACCTCGCTGACAAAGATGTCAACGTCACTTCTTTCGCCCTTTCTCTTGCAGTCGTTGAATATCAAACTTTAGTCTTGAGAGATGATATGGATACAGCTGCAGAAGTACTCAGCACGATACCAGGAGATCAACTTAACAAAATCGCTCGTTTCCTCGAGGGTCAAGGACACAAGGAATTGGCACTAGAGGTTGCAACCGACAGCGAACATAAATTCGAGCTGGCTCTCGCATTAGGCCATCTTCCAATAGCTCTTGAACTTGCCCGTGAAGCAGATGTCGAACATAAGTGGAAGACAGTAGGTGATGCCGCACTTGCTGGTTGGGATGTTGCACTTGCAGCTGAATGTTTCAAGAATGCAAGAGATCTTGGTTCGTTATTGTTACTTCACTCAAGCACGGGTGATAGGGAGGGGCTTAAAGGATTGAGTGCACAGGCAAGTGATGCTGGTGCACACAATGTTGCTTTCACATGTCTTTGGCAATTGGGAGATGTTGATGGATGTATTGAGCTGTTAATCAAGACTGGCAGAGCGGCAGAAGCAGTCTTATTCTCACAAACATATAAGCCAAGCATTGCCGTCAAGACTGTGCACGCATGGAAAGCTCAGTTAGAAAATGACAAAAAGGGTAGGGTCGCCAAGACAGTTGGTGTACCcggtgaagatgaagagctTTTCCCTGAATGGGAAGAATATTTAAGGTTAGAGCAGGAAGGTAATGAGAACCTTATCGATGTCAATGGAGATGGGCATGATAAGATTAATGGCGATGGACCTGACCCGGACGCTGAAGCTGTGGAAGAGGGCTCATTAGagacgaaagaagaagatgaggaggtaGAATCCGCAGAGGAGTAG
- the Bcych1 gene encoding Bcych1, translating into MRRMSTITIGNLPRLSSKALSDILLSHASSNLDASSKPENLAIIDVRDDDHIGGHIKHSTHVPSSTLDYKIPELVRKLRDKDTVVFHCALSQQRGPSAALRYIRERERIMGAGAGAGMSAGSVGEAMKKNREAVENKADDGEWEDVEEASEKKEQKVYVLDQGFVGWQEIYGEDSRLTEGYRKEIWENGF; encoded by the exons ATGCGCAGAATGTCTACCATCACAATTGGAAACCTACCCCGTCTGTCCTCAAAAGCTCTCTCCGacatccttctttctcacGCTTCGTCGAACCTGGATGCCTCTTCTAAGCCGGAGAATTTAGCTATTATTGATGTTCGTGATGATG ATCACATAGGCGGCCATATCAAACATTCTACCCATGTACCATCTTCCACTCTTGACTACAAGATCCCCGAATTAGTTCGGAAACTTAGAGATAAAGATACGGTTGTATTTCATTGTGCTTTGAGTCAGCAGAGAGGTCCCAGCGCTGCACTGAGATATATAcgggaaagggagaggatTATGGGCGCAGGCGCCGGCGCCGGCATGAGCGCGGGATCTGTTGGAGAAGCtatgaagaagaatagagAGGCAGTCGAGAATAAAGCTGATGACGGGGAATGGGAGGATGTTGAAGAGGCTtctgaaaagaaagagcaaaAGGTATACGTTCTAGACCAAGGATTCGTAGGATGGCAGGAGATATATGGCGAAGATTCACGTTTGACAGAAGGATATCGGAAAGAAATCTGGGAAAACGGTTTTTGA
- the CND9 gene encoding CND9: MGLKAVHFGAGNIGRGFVAEFLHKSGYEVVFCDVMDSIITKLQTTPSYKVIQVGAEGTSEDTITNYRAINSKTHEADVIEEIRTADVVTCSVGPNILKFIAPVIAKGIDGRANDATPIAVIACENAIGATDTLAQHIKGDHTPEHRLEDHHERARYANSAIDRIVPAQDPDAGLDVKLEKFYEWVVDRSPFHDHEPPAIEGIKWVDDLIPYIERKLFTVNTGHAAAAYHGYYHQKATVYDALQDAKILKEVHKALEETSSLIVGKHGIEVQEQKDYVDKIITRIGNPHLEDAVERVGRAPLRKLSRKERFIAPAAELAEEGKEFGALLDAAEMAFRFQNVEGDEESKELAKIMSENSPAQVVEKVCGLQSDHPLFPHVVAVVKKVQADE; this comes from the exons ATGGGTTTAAAAGCAGTTCATTTCGGTGCCGGCAACATCGGTAGAGGTTTCGTGGCTGAATTT CTTCACAAATCCGGCTATGAAGTCGTCTTCTGCGATGTCATGGACAGTATCATCACAAAATTACAAACCACCCCTTCATATAAAGTCATTCAAGTTGGAGCCGAGGGTACAAGCGAAGATACCATCACCAATTACCGTGCGATAAATTCGAAAACACATGAAGCCGATGTTATTGAGGAGATTCGTACAGCCGATGTAGTAACATGCTCCGTTGGCCCGAATATTCTCAAGTTCATTGCACCAGTTATCGCTAAAGGTATTGATGGTCGAGCCAATGATGCAACCCCCATTGCAGTCATTGCTTGCGAAAATGCCATTGGTGCTACTGATACCCTCGCCCAACACATCAAGGGTGACCATACTCCAGAACATCGTCTAGAGGATCACCACGAGCGCGCACGATATGCAAACTCAGCCATCGATCGTATTGTTCCAGCTCAAGACCCAGATGCAGGTCTTGACGTCAAGCTCGAGAAATTTTACGAGTGGGTTGTTGATCGCTCACCTTTCCATGATCACGAACCTCCAGCGATTGAGGGAATCAAATGGGTGGATGATTTAATACCATATATTGAGCGTAAACTCTTCACCGTCAACACTGGACACGCTGCTGCTGCATACCACGGGTACTACCATCAGAAAGCTACAGTCTACGATGCTCTACAAGACGCTAAGATTCTTAAGGAAGTCCACAAGGCGTTGGAGGAGACAAGCAGTCTGATCGTCGGCAAGCATGGCATCGAAGTACAAGAACAAAAGGATTATGTCGACAAGATCATTACTAGAATAGGAAACCCACATCTAGAAGATGCAGTGGAACGAGTTGGTCGTGCACCCCTACGAAAATTGAGCAGGAAGGAAAGATTTATTGCTCCTGCAGCCGAACTTGcggaagaaggaaaagaattcGGTGCATTATTAGACGCTGCTGAGATGGCTTTCCGTTTCCAGAACGTTGAAGGTGATGAGGAATCCAAGGAATTGGCCAAGATTATGTCGGAAAACTCACCAGCACAAGTTGTGGAGAAGGTCTGCGGGTTGCAGTCGGACCATCCATTATTCCCTCATGTGGTAGCCGTCGTTAAGAAGGTTCAAGCCGATGAGTAG